A genome region from Geminicoccus roseus DSM 18922 includes the following:
- the rpsG gene encoding 30S ribosomal protein S7 has protein sequence MRRRAAERREVLPDPKFGDVILAKFINSVMLDGKKSVAEASVYAALDKLQARGGGDPIEMFHEALANVAPALEVRSRRVGGATYQVPVEVRDVRRQALAIRWIIGTAQKRSEKTMTDRLAAELLDAAQNRGAAVKKREDTLRMAEANRAFSHYRW, from the coding sequence ATGCGTCGTCGTGCTGCAGAGCGCCGTGAGGTCCTCCCCGATCCGAAGTTCGGGGATGTGATCCTGGCCAAGTTCATCAACTCCGTGATGCTGGACGGCAAGAAGTCCGTCGCCGAGGCGTCGGTCTATGCCGCGCTGGACAAGCTCCAGGCTCGCGGTGGTGGTGACCCGATCGAGATGTTCCACGAGGCGCTCGCCAACGTGGCCCCGGCTCTCGAGGTGCGCTCGCGGCGCGTCGGCGGCGCCACCTACCAGGTGCCGGTCGAGGTCCGCGACGTCCGCCGGCAGGCGCTGGCGATCCGCTGGATCATCGGCACCGCCCAGAAGCGTTCCGAGAAGACGATGACCGATCGTCTCGCGGCGGAGCTGCTCGACGCCGCCCAGAACCGCGGGGCGGCCGTGAAGAAGCGCGAGGACACGCTCCGCATGGCGGAAGCCAATCGCGCCTTCTCGCACTACCGCTGGTAA
- the rpoC gene encoding DNA-directed RNA polymerase subunit beta', which produces MNDLMYLFGQPAAGQKFDEIRISIASPDQIREWSYGEVRKPETINYRTFKPERDGLFCAKIFGPIKDYECLCGKYKRMKYKGIVCEKCGVEVIQSKVRRERMGHIELAAPVAHIWFLKSVPSRIGILLDMTLRELERVLYFEQFVVVEPGLTPLKLHELLTEDQVLRHRDEFGEDSFTVGIGAEAVRDMLKRIDLPEERDKLRADLAETSSEAKRKKLVKRLKMVEVFLESGNKPEWMVMEVVPVIPPELRPLVPLDGGRFATSDLNDLYRRVINRNNRLKRLIELRAPDIIVRNEKRMLQEAVDALFDNGRRGRVITGANKRPLKSLSDMLKGKQGRFRQNLLGKRVDYSGRSVIVVGPELKLHQCGLPKKMALELFKPFVYAKLELFGMAQTIKAAKRMVEKERPEVWDILEQVIREHPVMLNRAPTLHRLGIQAFEPVLIEGKAIQLHPLVCTAFNADFDGDQMAVHVPLSLEAQLEARVLMMSTNNILSPANGKPIIVPTQDIVLGLYYLSLEIPNEKGEGMAFSNLAEIQHALSARAVSMHAKIKARIEVAQPDGTIESKVVDTTPGRMLLYDVLPQNPKVSFERLFNRTLTKKEVSQVIDEVYRHCGQKETVIFADRMMGLGFTNAARAGISFGKDDMVIPDSKHRLITQTQELVKQYEQQYADGLITKGEKYNKVVDAWQQCSDKVSDEMMKAIRAVHSIPDENGKYKQPNSIFMMADSGARGSAAQIKQLAGMRGLMAKPSGEIIENPIISNFKEGLSVLEYFNSTHGARKGLADTALKTANSGYLTRRLVDVAQDCIIVEEDCGTERFITLSASINAGQVADDLGERILGRTAAEDVIDPKTGEKLIARNTLFEEPEVRIVDASGVSAVRVRSVLTCDSFGGVCGKCYGRDLARGTTVNIGEAVGVIAAQSIGEPGTQLTMRTFHIGGAAQGQAEQSAIESAVAGSVKITNPRLVRDTKGRQVVLGRNSELVIYDEVGRERVRHRLANGTRLLVEPDAKVEKEQRLAEWDPHTVPVVSEAAGKVTFYDMIEGITYRDVIDETTGKSSKEIVDYRQSARSANLRPSIILEDEAGKPITLPSGNEARYIMPLGGILSVELGDMVHPGDVLARLPKEASKTRDITGGLPRVAELFEARRPKDPAIIAELEGRVEFGKDYKNKRRLRLVPVDPDQEAVEYLIPKGRQVSVQEGDITKPGDPIVDGNPVPHDILRVLGVEALAQFLVAEIQDVYKLQGVKINDKHVEVIVRQMLQKVEIADPGDTTFLVGEQVDKIEFDQVNARMLAEDKRPAVYRAVLQGITKASLQTQSFVSAASFQETTRVLTEAAFAGKTDGLNGLKENVIVGRLIPAGTGGVLPRLRKELSSDSRFAPPRELDSERGFAMGEIGAA; this is translated from the coding sequence ATGAACGATCTCATGTACCTCTTTGGTCAGCCGGCGGCCGGCCAGAAGTTCGACGAGATTCGGATCTCCATCGCCAGCCCCGACCAGATTCGGGAATGGTCCTACGGCGAAGTGCGCAAGCCGGAAACCATCAACTACCGGACCTTCAAGCCGGAGCGGGATGGTCTTTTCTGCGCCAAGATCTTCGGCCCGATCAAGGACTACGAGTGCTTGTGCGGCAAGTACAAGCGCATGAAGTACAAGGGCATCGTCTGCGAGAAGTGCGGCGTCGAGGTCATCCAGTCGAAGGTCCGCCGCGAGCGGATGGGCCATATCGAGCTGGCGGCCCCGGTCGCGCACATCTGGTTCCTGAAGTCGGTGCCCTCCCGGATCGGCATCCTGCTCGACATGACCCTGCGCGAGCTGGAGCGCGTGCTGTATTTCGAGCAGTTCGTGGTGGTGGAGCCGGGCCTGACCCCGCTGAAGCTGCATGAGCTGCTGACCGAGGACCAGGTCCTGCGCCATCGCGACGAGTTCGGCGAGGACAGCTTCACGGTCGGCATCGGCGCCGAGGCCGTGCGCGACATGCTCAAGCGCATCGACCTGCCCGAGGAGCGCGACAAGCTGCGCGCCGATCTGGCGGAGACCAGCTCCGAGGCCAAGCGCAAGAAGCTGGTCAAGCGCCTGAAGATGGTCGAGGTCTTCCTGGAATCGGGCAACAAGCCCGAGTGGATGGTGATGGAGGTGGTCCCGGTGATCCCGCCGGAACTGCGTCCGCTCGTGCCGCTCGACGGCGGCCGGTTCGCGACCTCTGACCTGAACGACCTCTACCGCCGCGTCATCAACCGCAACAACCGCCTCAAGCGCCTGATCGAGCTGCGCGCGCCCGACATCATCGTGCGCAACGAGAAGCGCATGCTGCAGGAGGCGGTCGACGCCCTGTTCGACAACGGTCGCCGCGGCCGCGTCATCACCGGCGCCAACAAGCGTCCGCTGAAGTCGTTGTCCGACATGCTCAAGGGCAAGCAGGGCCGCTTCCGCCAGAACCTGCTGGGCAAGCGCGTCGACTATTCCGGCCGCTCGGTGATCGTGGTGGGCCCGGAGCTCAAGCTCCACCAGTGCGGCCTGCCGAAGAAGATGGCGCTCGAGCTGTTCAAGCCGTTCGTCTACGCCAAGCTCGAGCTGTTCGGCATGGCGCAGACGATCAAGGCCGCCAAGAGGATGGTCGAGAAGGAGCGGCCCGAGGTCTGGGACATCCTGGAGCAGGTGATCCGCGAGCACCCGGTGATGCTGAACCGGGCGCCGACGCTGCACCGCCTGGGCATCCAGGCGTTCGAGCCGGTGCTGATCGAGGGCAAGGCCATCCAGCTGCACCCGCTGGTCTGCACCGCCTTCAACGCGGACTTCGACGGCGACCAGATGGCGGTGCACGTGCCGCTGTCGCTGGAAGCCCAGCTGGAAGCCCGCGTGCTCATGATGTCGACCAACAACATCCTGAGCCCGGCCAACGGCAAGCCGATCATCGTGCCGACCCAGGACATCGTTCTGGGCCTGTACTACCTCTCGCTGGAGATCCCGAACGAGAAGGGCGAAGGCATGGCCTTCTCCAACCTCGCCGAGATCCAGCACGCCCTGTCGGCTCGCGCCGTCAGCATGCACGCCAAGATCAAGGCGCGCATCGAGGTTGCGCAGCCCGATGGGACGATCGAATCGAAGGTGGTCGACACCACGCCCGGCCGCATGCTGCTCTACGATGTCCTGCCGCAGAACCCCAAGGTCAGCTTCGAGCGTCTGTTCAACCGGACCCTGACCAAGAAGGAGGTCAGCCAGGTCATCGACGAGGTCTATCGTCATTGCGGACAGAAGGAGACCGTGATCTTCGCCGACCGGATGATGGGGCTGGGCTTCACCAACGCCGCCCGCGCCGGCATCTCGTTCGGCAAGGACGACATGGTCATCCCGGACAGCAAGCACCGGCTGATCACCCAGACCCAGGAGCTGGTGAAGCAGTACGAGCAGCAGTATGCCGACGGCCTGATCACCAAGGGTGAGAAGTACAACAAGGTCGTCGACGCCTGGCAGCAGTGCTCGGACAAGGTGTCCGACGAGATGATGAAGGCGATCCGGGCGGTCCACTCCATCCCGGACGAGAACGGCAAGTACAAGCAGCCGAACTCGATCTTCATGATGGCGGATTCGGGTGCTCGTGGCTCGGCGGCGCAGATCAAGCAGCTTGCCGGCATGCGCGGCCTGATGGCCAAGCCGTCGGGCGAAATCATCGAGAACCCGATCATCTCGAACTTCAAGGAAGGCCTCTCGGTGCTGGAGTACTTCAACTCCACGCACGGCGCCCGCAAGGGCCTGGCCGACACCGCCTTGAAGACGGCGAACTCGGGTTACCTGACCCGGCGCCTAGTCGACGTGGCGCAGGACTGCATCATCGTCGAGGAGGATTGCGGCACCGAGCGGTTCATCACCCTCAGCGCCTCGATCAATGCCGGCCAGGTCGCCGACGACCTGGGCGAGCGCATCCTTGGCCGTACCGCGGCCGAGGACGTGATCGACCCCAAGACCGGCGAGAAGTTGATCGCGCGCAACACGTTGTTCGAGGAGCCGGAAGTCCGGATCGTCGACGCCAGCGGCGTGTCGGCGGTGCGGGTGCGCTCGGTGCTTACCTGCGACAGCTTCGGCGGCGTCTGCGGCAAGTGCTACGGCCGCGACCTGGCCCGGGGCACGACGGTCAACATCGGCGAGGCGGTGGGCGTCATCGCGGCGCAGTCGATCGGCGAGCCCGGCACCCAGCTGACCATGCGCACCTTCCACATCGGTGGTGCGGCGCAGGGCCAAGCGGAGCAGAGCGCCATCGAATCGGCGGTGGCAGGCTCGGTGAAGATCACCAACCCGCGCTTGGTGCGCGACACCAAGGGCCGCCAGGTCGTGCTGGGCCGCAACTCCGAGCTGGTCATCTATGACGAGGTCGGCCGCGAGCGGGTCCGCCATCGCCTGGCCAACGGCACCCGCCTGCTGGTGGAGCCCGACGCCAAGGTCGAGAAGGAGCAGCGCTTGGCCGAGTGGGATCCGCACACCGTCCCGGTGGTGTCGGAAGCCGCCGGCAAGGTGACGTTCTACGACATGATCGAGGGCATCACCTACCGCGACGTCATCGACGAGACGACCGGCAAGTCGAGCAAGGAGATCGTCGACTACCGGCAGTCCGCCCGCTCCGCCAACCTGCGTCCGTCGATCATCCTGGAGGATGAGGCCGGCAAGCCGATCACGCTGCCGTCGGGCAACGAAGCGCGCTACATCATGCCGCTCGGCGGCATCCTGTCGGTCGAGCTCGGCGACATGGTGCACCCGGGCGACGTGCTGGCACGTCTGCCGAAGGAAGCGTCCAAGACCCGCGACATCACCGGCGGTCTGCCGCGGGTGGCGGAGCTGTTCGAGGCGCGGCGTCCCAAGGACCCGGCGATCATCGCCGAGCTGGAAGGGCGCGTGGAGTTCGGCAAGGACTACAAGAACAAGCGGCGCCTGCGCCTCGTCCCGGTCGATCCCGACCAGGAAGCGGTGGAGTACCTGATCCCGAAGGGGCGTCAGGTCAGCGTGCAGGAAGGCGACATCACCAAGCCGGGCGACCCGATCGTCGACGGCAACCCGGTGCCGCACGACATCCTGCGGGTCCTGGGCGTGGAGGCGCTGGCCCAGTTCCTGGTCGCGGAGATCCAGGACGTCTACAAACTGCAGGGCGTGAAGATCAACGACAAGCATGTCGAGGTGATCGTCCGGCAGATGCTGCAGAAGGTCGAGATCGCCGATCCGGGCGACACGACCTTCCTGGTGGGCGAACAGGTCGACAAGATCGAGTTCGACCAGGTCAACGCGCGGATGCTGGCCGAGGACAAGCGCCCGGCCGTCTACCGTGCGGTGCTTCAGGGCATCACCAAGGCCAGCCTGCAGACGCAGTCCTTCGTGTCCGCGGCCTCCTTCCAGGAGACCACCCGCGTGCTCACCGAGGCTGCGTTCGCCGGCAAGACCGACGGGCTGAACGGCCTGAAGGAAAATGTCATCGTCGGCCGGCTGATCCCGGCCGGTACCGGTGGCGTCCTGCCGCGCCTGCGCAAGGAGCTGTCCTCGGACAGCCGCTTCGCGCCGCCGCGTGAACTGGACAGCGAACGCGGTTTCGCCATGGGCGAGATCGGCGCCGCATGA
- the rpsL gene encoding 30S ribosomal protein S12, producing MPTINQLVRTGRTSKPKRNKVPALEGCPQKRGVCTRVYTTTPKKPNSALRKVCRVRLTNGFEVTSYIPGEGHNLQEHSVVLIRGGRVKDLPGVRYHTLRGVLDAQGVKNRKQGRSKYGVKRPK from the coding sequence ATGCCGACGATCAACCAGTTGGTCCGCACGGGCCGGACGAGCAAGCCGAAGCGCAACAAGGTGCCTGCCCTCGAGGGCTGCCCCCAGAAGCGCGGCGTCTGCACCCGTGTCTACACGACCACGCCGAAGAAGCCGAACTCCGCTCTTCGTAAGGTCTGCCGCGTGCGCCTCACCAACGGCTTCGAGGTGACGAGCTACATCCCGGGTGAGGGGCACAACCTCCAGGAACATTCGGTCGTGCTGATCCGCGGCGGCCGCGTGAAGGACTTGCCTGGCGTGCGCTACCACACGCTCCGCGGCGTCCTCGACGCCCAGGGCGTCAAGAACCGCAAGCAGGGCCGTTCGAAGTACGGCGTCAAGCGTCCCAAGTGA